AGGAGTGAATACTCTTTTTAATTTACCGGGCTGCTGAAACCTAAAGCAGCCAGTATTTGAAGTACTGATATTTGATGACACTTTTTGGTCTCGTTTTAGGGATTGAGCTAGGTGTGTATACATATCTTATTCCTTATAAATTAGGTCTTAACATTTAATCTGAAGCCTTGATTATCGTTAATGCAAACATCGATGTATTATCAGTGGCCATGGCGGTTATCAATTTCATTTACATAGGTATCGAACTTGCCTAATGAAATAGGTGAACTGCTTAACCGGCATTTAGAGGGTCACTGGAGTATCTACTCAATTTTACCTAAGCGCTGTGCCAATTCTCCCCAGTCCGTTGCTTGCTGCTCCAGAGTTGGGTCGTCATTTACAGCTATGCCATTTACCTCTGTGGTGGGCTTTACTATCCCCAGCGCTTGTTGAACAACATGACCAAGCTCGTGGGGAAGGTGTTTCTCTTGACCTGGGGCCAAGTAAATATCCTTACCCTGAGCATATGCATGGGCTTGTACTCTTGAAGGCTTTGACGAGTTGTAGTGCACTCGCACATTGGCTAAATTAACGCCGGTGAGCTTTTCCATGCCCCGTCTGAGGCGTATTGGTAAAGCGCAGTTCTGAAGAGGAGCGTTTTTCGCTTTTCGCTGACTTGCAGGACTCTGCCTTATCGTTCCGGTAGTGTGATGCTGTCTGGTCTTGAGTTGATAAAATGTCATCGTGTTGTTTCGTGTTTGTTGGATACTTTTACTATAGGCATGGTATAGCGGTAACGATTGGTAAAAAGTCTGGAGTCGTTGGTATTTATTCGTAAGGTTACTGCAAATTGAAAGAAGGTATGCATGAAAAATACCCGACTGAGCCGGGTATTTGTGACTTTTATTCAGTAGCTTCAACAGCTCGGGTTGCTTGTTGCTCTGCTTCATCTGGGGTTGAGGTGGCAGGGGCATCAAACGCTTGCTGATAGACACTCTGATCTGCTGCGACGACGGCGTTGTTCGCGATATTTTCAGCCTCATAAGGCGTAGCCGTAGCGTAGCCTGTGGACTGAGCTGCCGTAGCGACCTCAGCTTGTGATACTGCTTGCATTGCTTGTTGTTCTGCATTGAGAACGGATTGTTCATTTTGAGTGGTCATGATGGAATATCCTTACTAATGGTTAAATTATGCACTGTGTAGTGCTTCGAATGGGCCTTCAACCCAAACATCGTTATGAGTAAACAAATTGATGAGCTCTAGCGGCCGCGAGTCAGCTAGTTCAGATAAAGAAGTTTCCCAAATATTGCGTTGGGAGCGCACTTTGATGAGCTTATGCTTGTCCTGTTTCCAGTTTACTGGCAGAAATACACATCTTTCTTTGGCCTTTTGACCGTAGAGTCTATCGTTGGCAGAGAGAAAAACTAAGTTTCGTTTGTGGTTATCCGCAAGGTTAGACTCTTCCACGCAATAGCGTAATGACGCTCGAAACCAGTTTGGAAATGGCAAACTGGATGGCTGGTTTTGGTGAGTCGTGGTATTGTCTGTGGTTGCTTGAGGACTCTGTTGATTATGCCAAGTGTGTAGTGCATCTATAGCCAAACTTCGGTATTGCAAAAGCGGGAGTGAGTCAATAAAGGCTGGCAAATCGTCATTTTTACTTAACTTAAAGCGTTCATAAGCAAAATGTAATTGGCCAATTGCGTTCAGACGTGAAATAACCAGCTCTGGGCGGTTTAAACCAAGTATTTCAATCGTAGTTTGACCTTTGGTTAATTGTATTGCGCTATCCTTGTCTAATGACTGAAGCCATCTCGTAAACGCAGGCGATTCCATCAAGTCGTGTGACTCTTGAAGTAATTCGGGCTGTGACCAAACAAGCTGCTCGGCTTCATTGTGACTGATAGATTTGCTGTCCATCAAAAAAGTAGACAAAACATCAAAGGCATAGGCTCGACCTGATTGAGGGTCAAAGCGGACAAATTGTCTTGGGTCTTCTAGGTAAGGGCAGACTAGTAAGGGCTGCTCTTGGTCGATATTAATCAGTGGCGCACGTTCGCCAACAAGTGGAAATTGACCACCTTTATATTGCTCGTGACAAGCATTACAGACAAAAAGTAGGTTGTTTTGATCATATGCCAATGAAAAGTACGGCGAGCAGGTCGCCACTACGTCTAAATGTGTTGAAACCGGTCTTTCCAGTAACTCAACAGGCCTGAAGTGGCCAACTTCGCCGGAGTTTGTCGCTAATAAATAGCTTTCGCAATAGGCACAGCAGCCATTACTGAGTTGTTGCAAGTGAGCTTTCAAATGATCGGATGCAAATAGCGCTGTATCAAAAGCGGCATAGTTAAACCCCACATTAACCAAGTCTTCTGTTAAGCCTGTCAGCCTGAGCGTGATAAATACTAGGTTATTTACTAAGTCAGGAGCGTAGCCCTCGCTTACTAGCTGCTTTCTATCTTCAATTGTCAGCGTATGATATTTAGGTGCGTCTACCAGGCGCGCCATGAGTGCTTGCATCTGTTTATTTGCTGCTGCAATTTTTACGTCTTCGTCTGGTAACCAGGCTATAGGTTTACAATCTATTTGGATCATTGTGGTCAGGCTCCCTGCAACTTGTTTTATTCGCCTTGCGTGTCAGCACTGCGCTGCATTACATCATGTTGAAAGACTTGATTTTGATGCATTAGCTGCTTTTCCATGTTTTTTAGCGTTTCTTCCATCGCTTGTTGTGCGGCCTCAGCACTTTGGCGAGCTGCGACTTCCTGCTCCGTATATACTTGCTCTATCTGTGCTTGCTGGTCCTCTAATTGTGTTACTTGCGCTTGCAGTAATGTATCTTGGTAGGGCGTTTCGTGAGCGTCAGATTGGTTTATTTGAGTCTCACTCTCGAGCGCATTATGAATGCTGGCGAGATGTTGACGAGACTGTTCAATTAGCTGTGAAGATTGCTGTAATGACATATCTATAGTGTGTTGTGCGCGATTAAGCATGGTATCAATGTCGGCTAAAATGCTATTCATTTGTTTCGGCATAACGGCTTGAGAGAGTTCACCAAGCGCTGTAACCTTTTGATTTTTGGTATTCATTGTTCAGTCCTCTTATTATGCAACCAGCGGCCAGTGATTTTGCACACTCAGACACCCTTGGCTATCAACATCAAGCAACGCTTCGCTGTGATATAGGTCATATAAATAGTGCCGGCACTGGCCGGCCTGACAGACATAGCTGTCTTTTGCTAATGAGTTGATTAGCGTATGTTGAAGCGTTTCAAGATAGTCATTTGCAGCTTGCACTAAATCGCCCTTACCTAGGTCTATGTTAAGCACGATATTAAGTAAGCCTGCGCTGAAACTGCTAAAGCCCAGATATTTTCCACTTTCATGCCATTGCTTAATCGCATTGTGTAGATCAATAGCTTGAAGTTCGTAGGTGACCACAGGAGAATCTAAGTTGGCATTAACCACCGGAGAGAGGGTAGTAATTGCGTCATTTAGCGCACTAATAGGACTTGGTGAGCGCTTTTTCCACTCAAGGTAAATACATAAATATCGAGCAAATTCACTTAGATTTTGTGCTTGCTGAGTTGCCCATTGGCACGCTGGGATAACGGTTTGATTTGATAGTTCATAGTAACGCTCACAATAACAAATAACATGGTATAAGTTGAGTTGATCCTTAAATGAGGCGCTCCAACCCAGAGCATGGTAACTCAAGTTATAACGTCGATAAAACAGTGCAATTTTGTTCAGAATCGTACTATCTAACAGACGGTATTTGGTTAATAGATCAGCTAAAATTGCTTTGCCTTTTTCAGAGTCTCGATTGCTCAAGGTCGCGAGGTCTCTGAGATCATTAGTAGTCAACTCGAGTAGTTTTTTCACATCGATTGAAATGGGAATATGATGTAAGTAGATCAACGTTGAATTCATCAATCCCAAGTAAAGCTGCTCGATAAATTGCGCTTCTGACGAAAAGCGCATTATCTCGCTCTGTTGTATGAGGGCGTTGACACTCTCTTTTCCCTGATTTAAAAATTGGATCAAGGTTTGCGTTTTGTCGGAAAATTGCGCCAACTGTTCAATTTCTG
This portion of the Pseudoalteromonas sp. GCY genome encodes:
- a CDS encoding eCIS core domain-containing protein, translated to MEKLTGVNLANVRVHYNSSKPSRVQAHAYAQGKDIYLAPGQEKHLPHELGHVVQQALGIVKPTTEVNGIAVNDDPTLEQQATDWGELAQRLGKIE